GGCCAGAAACCGGTATTCCTTACGCAACTGCAGATAATAATTATCAGCAAACAGTTCCTCGCCTAAAAGTCCGGCCTGACCGAAAAGCAATGCCTCGGTTTGCATGAGCGAATCGTGATGATGAGCCAGGACTTTCTGGGGCAACGACCGGACAACCATCTCAAATGGCTGGGCATTCACTTTAAAACCAAAGCCCCGAGCCAACATCCGGTAAAAGGTTTCTCCCCAATCGCCATTCGTATCCTGAAGCAGTTCATCTACGACTCCCGTCTTTTCTTTCAGGCGTTCAATCATTACACTGTTCAGGAAAAACTTCACGCGAAAGGGATCTATGCGGAAAAGACGCGATGCACAGGCTACCCAGTCCTTGCTTTCGGTTAATTCCTGATAATTTCTTTCGATGGTATCCGCCCATTTCAAAACAAATGTGGGAAGTTCGGCATCCAGAGCATTTTTTACCGGTTCGTCATGTTCAGCGACGACATGTAGTATAACGTTGTTATAGGCCGGGTCTTCTTGATGACCGTGACGATTCCAATCAGAAGATTTTTGGTGTATTTCGACACTGCCCACCCATAACGTGTCGCCAATTCGGATACGTGCTTCTGAGAAATCAGGTCCGGCATGCAGGTTATGAATTCCGGGCTGAAGAATTTCAACGGGTTCTCCGCCAATCGTTTTTTGCTGACGGGTTTGATATAAACGGTGTTTCCAGATAAAGTGGAGAAACTCTTCTTTCATACGGTTGGTGGATAATATTCCTGAAATTACAAAATTCCAGCCTCATTAACCAACCATAATGTATATCAAAGTTTATACTTCCGGATTTTGTTGTAGAGGGTCTGACGCGTGATTCCCAGCTGAGCAGCTGCCGCACTGTGATTCATTTTATGCCGTTCCAGTGCTTTTCTAATCATCGATTTTTCCATTTCTTCGATGGTATCCGGAATCTTGAATAACTGTGATTGTGCAGCCGACCGGAACATAAAATCTTCCGGACGCAACACGTCTTTTTCACACAGAATTACCGCTTTCTCTATTGTCAGCTTTAATTCTGAGACGTTTCCCGGCCAAGGATTCAGCTTTAATTCTTCCAGCGTCCGGGCACTCATCCGAAGCGGCCCTTTATGGTATTTGGCACTAAACTGCCCGATGAAAAAATTAGCAATCTCTTCAATATCTTCCACCCGATGCCTTAATGCCGGAATTTCGACAGCCCTGGACGAAAGACGACGATAAAGCTCTTCGTGAAAAGCGCCGTCGTTTACCAAAGACCTCAAATCCTCTGCTGTTCCCAACAACAATTTAACATTTACCGGTACAGCTCTGACGGCGCCGACCGGCTCAACCGTACTACGCTCCATGTAACGTAAAAACTGCTCTTGAACCGAAAGAGGTATTTTGGCGACCTCCGGAATATAAAGTGTTCCGCCTTCAGCAATTTGAAACTTCCCTGGGAGATCGGGATCGGCAGTCGGGTAATTCCTTTTCTTCACTCCAAAAAGATAACCGCCCAATTCGGTTTCCCGCTCCAATAAACTGTTTGCCTCCAGGAATAATTCGTTTCGACGGGATGACTGACTATGAATGTAACGGGCTACTGATTTCTTGCCACTTCCGGTCTCACCCTGCAACAAAATAACATCAGGCGTATCGATCACCCCCGCTAAGGCGTGCATCATCCGATTGTAAGGTACCGAACTTCCCTGAATGACTGGTTCAGCCTGCAACAACTCTTTCTTTATTCCGTCGAAACGGGACTCAATTAGCTCACACCGCTCCTTCATCAGTTTCAATTGAACAACCGAACGAAGCGATGCAACTAGCTTTCGTGTATTTACAGGCTTGAAAGCAAAATTGGCGGCTCCTTCTTCAATCGCCCGGTCACCGAGCATCACGTCATCTTCGTTAAGAAGAATAACCACCTCTATCCGGGAATTGATCCGTTTTATTTCGCGCAACCAATAAAGGCCACGCTCTTCACCCTCCCTTACACCGGAAAAATCAACGTCTAAGATCGCCACATCGGCCTTCTCGGTCTTGAGATAAAACGGCAACAGGTTAGGATTTGAAAAGGATTTTACCGATTCAAAGTCCATCCTAAGCGCCATCTCCAACAACCCGCCAGGACCTTTTGCATCATCAATGATTAATATTCGACCTTCAGACATTAATTATCTAATTTCTAACAAAGATACGTCCACTTCTTTCTGAGAACAACCCAATCTGTAAATTTTTTTTACACTTTTCCCGGTTTTATTCCCAGCATATATTACTTATCTTACAGTATGTTAATTTCGTCACTATGAAACACATCAACCTAACCATTACTCTGATAGCTCTTCTGTCGGGGGTTTCCTTATTTTTTGCCTGTTCATCTTCAAAAAATGATAAATCCAATACTAGCTCTTCGGAGAAAAATGTGAAAGGTGAATTAAAAGCTGTCCGGAATTATCAAAACGGTAAACTTTCATCTATTGTTCATTTTAGGGACAGCGTCGCAGAAGGTGAAGCCCGTAATTTTTATTCCAATGGGAAGCTGGCTTCAGTATTTTACTACGAACACGGGAAACTGCACGGAAAAGCGGTTAAATACTATCCGGATGGAAAAGTTTATCGAATCCGCTGGTATGTTCACGGAAAACTTCAGGACACGGTAAAAAAATACTATGAATCGGGCAAACTCATGTCTAAGCAAACCTATAAGGATGGAATGCCTTCGACCGATTTAAAAGAATACAAGCAAAACGGGGAACTGATAACCAATTACCCCACCCTTGTATTTACGCTTAAAAATTCGGCCGATTTCTATAAACGAAAACTACTGGAATTTAGGTTATCGAATGGTTCCAATGCGGTCAGGTATTACTATGGTCCGCTTACTGAAGGGAAATACCTAAATCCGGAGGCTACATTTATAGGACAGCGCGGCAATACAGGACAAATTGCACTTCAGCCGGAAGATTTAGGCAGGAAACTGGTAGTCATTGCTAAATACATCACTCCGTTTCAAAATGTCTACCTGATTCAAGCCAGCTACACTTATAAATAGAAAGGGCATCCCTTTACCAGAAATGCCCCGTATTTATTTTTCAGAATAAAATATGATCAGCTAAAAATAACCGATTGCAAATAGTAGGTCCCGGCGCCAGCCAGATAGCCTAAAGCAGCAATCCAGGTAATTTTACGGGCATACCAACCAAAGTGTATCTGTTCCATTCCCATCGCAGCTACTCCGGCAGCAGACCCGATAATTAACATCGAACCTCCGGTACCGGCACAATAGGCCAGGAACGACCAGAACTGACCATCCTGAACAAACGAAGCGAGATAACCTTCGGCTCCCGATGGGGCAATACCATACATTCCCATCGCACCTGCAACCAGCGGCACGTTGTCGACAATGGAGGACAACGCCCCGATAATCAGGTTAATTCCAAATATATTCCCAACGTGCACGTCGAGAAACTTAGAGACAATATCGAGTTGACCAGCTGACGACAAACTCGCCACTGCCGTCAGAATTCCCACGAAGAAAAGAATGGTCGGGGCATCGAGATTTCGGACAACCCGACTTACACTCAGAATTCGTTTATCTTCATGCGGGCGATTCCGCAGCATGAAATCGGTTATCAACCAAATAACTCCCAAGCCAAGCAGCATACCGAGATACGGAGGCAAGTGCGTAATGGTTTTAAATACCGGCACCGACAACAAGGCACCTACGCCAAGGAAGAAAATGAATTTCCGTTCACCTGCAGAGGTAAACTCTTTTGTGTCTTCGTCGGTCAATTCCGGGCGCTCCGTCTCACCTTTCATGAATATTGAAGCAATGATAAGTGGTACCATCATACTAACTAAGCTGGGCAAAAACACCGATTTCACAATATGTTCTGTGGTAATCTGCTCTCCAATCCACAACATAATGGTCGTAACGTCACCAATAGGCGACCAGGCACCTCCGGCATTGGCTGAGATGACAATCATACTGGCAAAAATCCATCGATTTTCAGGCTTTCGCAGAATTTTCCTGGTAAGCGTAATCATTACAATCGTGGTTGTCAGGTTATCCAGCACTGCCGACATGAAGAAGGAAAGCACACTGATTAACCACATCAATTTTACGCGGTCGCGGGTTGTAATATGATCGGTAATTACGCGGAATCCCTGGAAACGGTCAACTACCTCAACAATCCCCATCGCACCAAGCAGAAAGAGCATGATGGATGCAATTTCAGACAGGTGATGGAAGAGCTCGTGTTCTGTTACAAACTCACGGATCACCTCGGGTGAAGTAGACTCCGGATGCTGAGAAATAAACTCGTGCCAACTGTGGCTGTAACCTAACGAAAGAATATCGGAACCTCCGAGAGCATAAACTGCCCACATCAACGCTCCGGTAATCAAGGCAGTACCTGCTTTATTTATTCGTATCTCGTGCTCAAAAATAATTCCAGCATATCCCACGAGAAAAATAATTGCCATTAATTCAAACATTCTGCAAAAGTTTAGTTTAGTAACAACTTATATAAATTATAAAAGTTTGGACATTTTTCTGAAATAAAACGTTACAAGCTGGTATTCATTACTTTTTATTGACTTTTTTTCCTTCCTTCCCAGCGCCCGCAAGATACATATGCGATCTACTATTCAGAGTGTTTTATGTCACTAAAGTCCAAAATAGAATACCGCTGCACCCGACAAATACCCAAGAAATGCCAAGCCAGACATCCTTTTAAAGTACCATCCAAAACTGATATTTTCCATACTCATAGCCGCGACACCCGCCGCTGAACCAATAATCAACATCGAGCCTCCCGTTCCGGCGGTATAAGCCAGAAACGTCCAGAAATTACCATTCACGACAAAACTTGAAAGGTAACCGGTGGTATCGGGCGAGGCAATGTTGTACATTCCCATCGAGGCCGCTACCAGCGAGGCGTTATCGATAAGTGAGGATAACATTCCAATCAACATGTCAATGCCGTAAATGTTTCCTACTTCACTGTCCATCTTCATGGCAACAAGATCCAACAAACCAGAGGATGCCAATGCTGCCACCGCCGTCAGAATACCGGCGTAATAGAGAATCGTCGGGGCATCAAGCTGACGAACAATCCGGCTCACACTTAACACCCTCTTATCTTCACGCGGATGTGCCCGCAACATAATATCAGTTGTAATCCACAGCACCCCCAGCCCGAACATCATGCCAAGATATGGGGGTAAGTGGGTAAATGTTTTAAATATTGGAACAAATATTAATGCTCCAACTCCCAACGCCAAGATGAAACGCCTCTCCCATGGAGCTGTAAATTCCCTGGACTCGTCTCCTGCGTCTCCCGGTCCTTCATCAACTCCCTTTATAAAAAATGAAGCGATAATCAGCGGAACCAGAACATTTACTAAACTGGGTAAAAAGATGGCCTTAATAATATACGCAGCCGTAATCTGTCCGCCAATCCAGAGCAAAATGGTGGTTACATCACCGATTGGCGACCAGGCACCACCGGCGTTGGCCGCAATAACAACAATGCTGGCAAAAATCCACCGATCCTCGGCCTTGTTAATCAGCTTCCTGATAAGCGAAATCATGACAATGGTGGTCGTTAGATTATCGAGCACCGCCGAAAGGAAAAATCCCATCAAGCCCAATACCCATAGCAACTTTACCTTATTCCGGGTATGAATATGGTCGGTTAGTACCCTAAATCCCTGGAAACGGTCGACAATTTCAACTATTCCCATCGCACCCAACAGAAAAAGCAAAATACTCGCGGTATCTGAAAGATGCGGCAACAATTCATGATTGACGATGAAGTTGGTGACAACCTCTTGTGTTACCGGACCATTGAATTGCGAAAGATAGTTATGCCACGAATGACTATAGCCCACCGAAAGTATCTGGCTGCCTCCTGCTACATATACAATCCATATCAGCACGCTCATTATAAGCGCCGAAGCCGCCTTATTTACTTTGATATTATTCTCAAGGATAATTCCGGAATACCCGACGAGAAAAACCAATGTCATCACAATCACCATGGCCATAACAAAAAATCCTTTTTGCCGCCTTCAAATCTCTTGAGCAGAATTAACGATTATATCAGCTTGTGAAGTTTTAGCGTTTCTTTCATCTCGCCCGCCACTTTCAATGCATTTTCCCTTGCCTTTTCAGCAAAGTCTTCACTGTCCGAAGCATAAATGATTCCACGCGACGAATTCACCAGCAATCCACATTGCTCGTTCATTCCATATTTCGCAACCTCTGCCAAACTGCCTCCCTGCGCTCCTACGCCCGGAACCAGTAAAAAGTGATTGGGAATAATCTGACGTATACCAGCTAACTCCTCCGCTTTGGTTGCACCAACTACATACATCATGTTTTCGTTGGTTCCCCATTCACTGGAAGACTTCAACACCTTCTCAAACAGTCTCTCACCAGTTTCTTTGTCCTCCATAAACTGGAAATCGAAAGCTCCTTTATTAGATGTGAGTGCCAACAAAATAACCCACCGATCGAGATACGTCAGGAACGGCTTTACGGAATCTTCGCCCATATAAGGAGCCACCGTTACAGCGTCAAAATCGAGATGATCGAAGAAAGCCCGGGCATACATAGAGGCAGTATTGCCAATATCGCCACGTTTGGCATCAGCAATGATGAAAATGTCCGGATGATTATGCCGAATGTAATTAACGGTTTTTTCCAGACTGCTCCATCCCTGAACGCCCAGCATTTCGTAGAAGGCCAGGTTAGGTTTGTAGGCAACGGCCACATCGGCTGTGGCGTCAATAATTTCTTTATTGAACGCGAACACAGGGTCGGTTGCATCAAGCAGGTAACGCGGAATCTTGCGGATGTCGGTATCCAGTCCTACACACAAATAGGAACCTTTACGTTTGATGTTTTCAAATAGTTGTTCGGTAGTCATTCACTGAAATTTTGGCACGAAATTAATTTTATTAAGAATAAATCAATCCAGTGGGTTTAGGTTTTTACAAAAAACTTACGTTTCACTATGTTATGATAATGAATTCCCTAAAATATTTTGCCTTCCAACCATTTTCACCGGAACCAGATGATGCCTTACAGCTCACTCTCTTTCATCCGTTGAGCATTTTCTTCTACCCGAAGCTTATCGATCACTTCTTCGATATCACCATCCATAATGGCTGAAAGATTGTACAAGGTCAACCCGATGCGGTGATCGGTTACACGCCCCTGCGGATAGTTGTAGGTCCGTATTTTGGCCGAACGGTCACCAGTTGACACCATCGTTTTTCTGCGCGATGCTACATCATCGAGGTACTTCTGGTACTCCATGTTGTAAATCCGGGTACGTAATTCCGTCATGGCTTTGGCCAGGTTTTTCAACTGCGACTTCTCATCCTGACAGGTAACCACAATCCCAGTAGGAATATGTGTTAAGCGAATAGCCGAATACGTAGTGTTCACACTCTGTCCACCCGGTCCGGAAGAACAATACGTGTCTTTCCGGATATCACTTTCCTTCACCTCCACATCAAACTCTTCAGCTTCGGGAAGAACAGCCACGGTTGCTGCAGAGGTATGTACACGTCCCTGCGTTTCGGTTTGCGGCACACGTTGAACACGATGCACGCCCGATTCATATTTCAGTACTCCGTAGACGCCTTCGCCGGAAACTTTGGCAACAATTTCCTTGTAACCGCCCGACGTACCTTCAGTGTAGTGAGTAATCTCCATCCGCCAACCTTTGGTGTCACAATATTTGGAGTACATACGGAAAAGATCGCCGGCGAAAATGGCAGCTTCGTCTCCTCCGGTTCCTCCACGAATTTCCAAAATGGCATTTTTGCTGTCTTCCGGATCGGCCGGTACCAAAAGCAGTTTGATACCTTCTTCCATCTCCTCTACTTTGGCTTCGCTGCTTTCGAGCTCTTCGCGGGCCATTTCGCGAACATCCTCGTCACTTTCTTCGGCCAGCATTTCGCGGGCATCTTTAATGTTCTGAAGCACCCGTGCGTATTCCGTAAATGCGTTCACCAACGATTCAAGCTGTTTGTATTCCTGATTCAGCTTGACATATCGCTTCATATCCTTCATCACGTCCGGGTCGGTAATTTGTTTACCAACTTCTTCAAAACGTATCTGGATGCTTTCGAATTTATCTAAGAGTTTGTTATCTGACATAGTCTTTAGCGTTTTGGCATTTCTTTCCCATTTAAAAATTCTCAATCAATAACCTATGGGAGAAGCTAATGGTATGCAAAAGTGCCAAATTCCGATTGAATGGTTAGTTTCTTCCCCTCATGTTCTTCAACACGCCCAACAATTTGCGCATCAATTTTGAACTCTCTAGAAATAGCAATGATGGCATCGGCCACCTCAGGTTCAACATAAAGTTCGAAACGATGCCCCATGTTAAACACCTTGTACATCTCCTGCCATTCGGTTCCGCTCTGCTCTTTAATGAGCTTAAAAAGCGGGGGAACCGGGAACATATTGTCTTTAATCACATGAACGTTATCGACAAAATGCAGCACTTTGGTTTGTGCTCCACCCGAGCAGTGAATCATTCCGGAAACCTGCTTCCTGTATTTTTCCAATATTTTGCGAATAACCGGCGCATAGGTACGCGTTGGTGAAAGCACCAGTTTCCCTGCATCCAGTCCTACTTCTTCTATTGCATCGGTTAAGCGGCGTCCGCCGGAATAAACCAAATCATCGGGAACGGAAGGATCGAAGCTTTCGGGATATTTTTCAGCCAGGTAATGAGCAAACACATCGTGGCGAGCAGAAGTCAGTCCGTTGCTGCCCATGCCACCATTGTATTCTTTCTCGTAAGTGGCTTGTCCCGCTGAGGACAATCCGACAATGACGTTTCCAGGGCGGATATTGTCGGCAGAAATTACGTCTTCGCGTTTCATGCGGCAGGTCACCGTAGAATCGACAATGATGGTACGGACCAAATCACCCACATCGGCTGTTTCACCGCCGGTTGGGTAAATGGAAATTCCCTGTTCGCGCAGTTCTGCACACAGTTCTTCCGTTCCGTTGATGACTGCTGATATTACCTCGCCGGGAATATTGTTCTTATTTCGTCCGATGGTAGATGAGAGCAGAATATTGTCAGTCGCTCCCACACAAAGCAAGTCATCCAGATTCATCACAATCGCATCTTGTGCAATGCCTTTCCAAACCGAAACATCACCGGTTTCTTTCCAGTAAAGGTAAGCCAACGACGATTTGGTGCCGGCTCCGTCGGCATGCATGATATTGCAATAATCAGGATCGCCACTGAGGTAATCGGGAACTATTTTGCAGAATGCTTTCGGGAAAAGTCCCTTGTCGATGTTCTTGATGGCGTTGTGCACATCTTCTTTCGATGCCGAAACACCGCGACGGTTATATCTGGTTTCGCTGCCCATAGGTGAAAATAGATTTTGCCGAATGGTAAATCCCTCCGGATGAAAAACAACCGCAAAATTAATATCTTTTTAGACTTTCACCTTTACGGAATTGTTACTCCTTGGGTGACGGAGCAAATTTCTCCCGGTAATCTGTCGAAAGTACCCTGAATTCGGTGCGACGATTAATTTGATGACAAATTTCCTGTTCTTCTTTGGTTGGCAGTTTGTTGATGAAATCGCAGGTCAATTCTTCTCCCCTTTTCAGGAAACTGTATTTCTGAGCCAATTTCCGGGTTACCGTTTTGGGCGCTGTCTCACCATAACCTTTTGCCACCAGGCGAGCGGGTGAAATACCATTCGCCACCAGGTAATTCACAACAGACTCCGCCCTTTTCTGCGAAAGCTCAAAATTGAATTTCGCATCTCCACGGCAATCGGTGTGCGCCATCAACTCAATCGTAACGGTGGGGTTTTGCACTAAGATCTGCACCAAACTGTCCAACGCATTTTTCGACGCAGGCAACAAATCCCACTTCCCAAATTGGTAATAGATATTGTCGACACGGATGGGGGCATCGGTTGGCGTAAGCGCGAGGCTCACGTCGAATGTTTTGCTGTCCTTCAAACCAATGGTCGTCTCATTAGCTTTCGCATTTAAGTAACCTTTTTTGAAGGCAGCCACCACATATTCTGTTTCGGGATTGAGACGAAACTTGAATTTCCCGTTGTTTGCATTCAGGCGCAACATCGTTCCGTCGGTTCCAATCAGACGAATGGTCGCATTCTTCAGCCGGTTGCCTGTTTCCTTGTCAACTACGTTGCCGTCGATTTCGAAAATCTTCGGCGGAAGCACGAATGAAAAGATATCATCACCGCGGGTACCTTTCCGATTCGTCGAAAACAGTCCCCGATCTTCTCCGGGTACAAAATAGATGGCAAAATCGTCACCGGGCGAATTGATGGGCGCCTTCATGTTCTCGACCTCCCATTGACCTTTATCGTTCTTAACAGCCTTGAAAATATCGAGACCGCCCATCCCGACGCGAAAATCGGAAGAGAAGTACAACTCTCCGTTATCACGAATGAACGGGAACATCTCATTGCCTGGCGTATTGATGGCAGGTCCCAAATTAACAGGTTTTCCCCAGGCACCGGGAGCTCCTTCGGCTTTCCAGATATCTTTGCCGCCAAATCCTCCGGGCATATCGGAAACAAAATAGAGTGTGCGACCATCGGCCGACAGCGACGGATGAGCAATCAGCAAACTATCACCGCCCAATGCAACTTTTACCGGCTCCGACCAGGTTCCTCCTGTTTCAGAACTGGTATAGATTTCCGCTCCCATCGACTTCGTTTTGTCGTAGCGACAGCGGGTAAAATACATCGTCGTGCCACGGGAATCGAAAGACGCAGCTCCTTCATCATCGCCGGTATCCACTGTGAGATTTTCATCAATCAGCGATGGCTTTTCCCAACGTCCTTTTTGCTTGTCAAAGTACGAATGAAAAATGTCACCATACAATTGTCCGGTGATGGGGCTATCGCGACGACCAGTTGCACCTTCACGGGAAGAAGTGAACACAATCTGATTTTCATGCCCTCCGGGATAAACGCCGGCAAAGTCGCTCGCCTTCGAGTTAAGCGATTTTAAGTCTTCTATCTGAAAACGGGTCGGGTTTTCCAGCCAGTTCGGTGTCCGGTCGCACGAAGCGATACCATTCAGTGCATGTTGATCTCCGGGGTTTGTTTTAAGATATTTCTGGTAATTGGCAATTGCCTCGTCATACTCCTGGTCGGCCCTTAACACATCGGCATAATGCAGGATTGCAATCGGGTCGGAATAGCCGCGAACAATTGCCGTTTTGTAAAAAGTGGCTGCCCGCTTATATTCTCCAATGTATTTATACGCTTCGGCAATCTTAAACTGTATTTCGGCCTTTACCACACGATTTTTGGTCTTCCGATAGGTTTTCCGGTATTGTTCGATGGAGCGGTAATATTCCCCTATCTCATACGATTTATTCGATTTCGACAACTTCCTGGAGGTCTTGCAACCGCCCAGAACAAGAGTCAACATCAATACCGATATGAAAACAAAGATTGAGGACTTAGACTTCATCGATTAGGAATTATGAGCCGTAAATTTAGACCTTTTCCGGTTAACGTAAAACCCATACAACTATTTGACAACATTTCGAACAAAAGAAAGCCGTCCTCCAAAGGGGAAAACGGCTTCTCAAATCTAATCTTAATGGAATTTGTCCTTGAAATTATCTTGTAAAAAGTAATTCACGATACTTAGGCAGCGGCCACAATTCATCGTCAACAATCAATTCGAGCTTATCGATGTGATAGCGGATGTCCTCGAGGAACGGACGAACTGTTTTGTCATAAGCGTAAGCTTTTTCGCGCTCGTTCTCGATAGCATTAGCCACTTTCCGGGTTTCAATCATTTCGCTTACCTTGGCTTTAATATTTGAAATATGTCCCGAAATCATACGAATCATATCCAGACGGGCACCAGCCAGTTTCTCGAACTCGTTAGCCGGAAAAAGGTCCTTCAGGCCCTGAACGTTCTCGATCAAAGTCGTTTGATAGCGAATTGCCGTAGGAACAATGTGGTTGATAGCCAAATCACCCAACACGCGAGCTTCGATCTGAATCTTCTTGGTGAACTTCTCGAATTCAACCTCGGTGCGTCCTTCCAGCTCCTTCTCAGTGTAAATACCCATTTCACCGAAAAGGCCGACTACTTTATCTGACAGGTATGCATCCAAAGCTTCCGGTACGTTTCTCACGTTGGTCAGACCACGACGGGCAGCTTCTTCAACCCACTCTTCACTGTAACCGTTACCGTCGAAACGAATGTCTTTACATTCAACAATGTATTTTTTCAGTACCTGAAAGATAGCTTCATCTTTCTTCACACCACTTTCAATAATGACATCCACGTCCTTCTTGAACACAGTCAGCTGTTTTGCCAAAGCTGTATTCAGTGCGATCATTGCTGAAGCACAGTTAGCAGAAGAACCTACGGCGCGAAACTCAAAACGGTTTCCGGTGAAGGCGAAGGGAGAAGTACGGTTACG
This Prolixibacter sp. NT017 DNA region includes the following protein-coding sequences:
- a CDS encoding AIR synthase related protein translates to MGSETRYNRRGVSASKEDVHNAIKNIDKGLFPKAFCKIVPDYLSGDPDYCNIMHADGAGTKSSLAYLYWKETGDVSVWKGIAQDAIVMNLDDLLCVGATDNILLSSTIGRNKNNIPGEVISAVINGTEELCAELREQGISIYPTGGETADVGDLVRTIIVDSTVTCRMKREDVISADNIRPGNVIVGLSSAGQATYEKEYNGGMGSNGLTSARHDVFAHYLAEKYPESFDPSVPDDLVYSGGRRLTDAIEEVGLDAGKLVLSPTRTYAPVIRKILEKYRKQVSGMIHCSGGAQTKVLHFVDNVHVIKDNMFPVPPLFKLIKEQSGTEWQEMYKVFNMGHRFELYVEPEVADAIIAISREFKIDAQIVGRVEEHEGKKLTIQSEFGTFAYH
- a CDS encoding DUF2851 family protein, coding for MKEEFLHFIWKHRLYQTRQQKTIGGEPVEILQPGIHNLHAGPDFSEARIRIGDTLWVGSVEIHQKSSDWNRHGHQEDPAYNNVILHVVAEHDEPVKNALDAELPTFVLKWADTIERNYQELTESKDWVACASRLFRIDPFRVKFFLNSVMIERLKEKTGVVDELLQDTNGDWGETFYRMLARGFGFKVNAQPFEMVVRSLPQKVLAHHHDSLMQTEALLFGQAGLLGEELFADNYYLQLRKEYRFLAGKYSLRPIEGHLWKFMRMRPVNFPTIRLAQFARLIYNSQGLLGKLLEAKNMDEIRGWFQVVASPYWDTHYHFNRESPRRKKKLGEQALRLLVINVIVPFYFLYGEHQNKLYLKNRALQLLEDLPAEDNMVIRKWTVSGIEADNALESQALLHLKSRYCELKRCLSCGIGHKIILHEPL
- the prfA gene encoding peptide chain release factor 1; this encodes MSDNKLLDKFESIQIRFEEVGKQITDPDVMKDMKRYVKLNQEYKQLESLVNAFTEYARVLQNIKDAREMLAEESDEDVREMAREELESSEAKVEEMEEGIKLLLVPADPEDSKNAILEIRGGTGGDEAAIFAGDLFRMYSKYCDTKGWRMEITHYTEGTSGGYKEIVAKVSGEGVYGVLKYESGVHRVQRVPQTETQGRVHTSAATVAVLPEAEEFDVEVKESDIRKDTYCSSGPGGQSVNTTYSAIRLTHIPTGIVVTCQDEKSQLKNLAKAMTELRTRIYNMEYQKYLDDVASRRKTMVSTGDRSAKIRTYNYPQGRVTDHRIGLTLYNLSAIMDGDIEEVIDKLRVEENAQRMKESEL
- a CDS encoding toxin-antitoxin system YwqK family antitoxin, coding for MKHINLTITLIALLSGVSLFFACSSSKNDKSNTSSSEKNVKGELKAVRNYQNGKLSSIVHFRDSVAEGEARNFYSNGKLASVFYYEHGKLHGKAVKYYPDGKVYRIRWYVHGKLQDTVKKYYESGKLMSKQTYKDGMPSTDLKEYKQNGELITNYPTLVFTLKNSADFYKRKLLEFRLSNGSNAVRYYYGPLTEGKYLNPEATFIGQRGNTGQIALQPEDLGRKLVVIAKYITPFQNVYLIQASYTYK
- the nhaD gene encoding sodium:proton antiporter NhaD — protein: MAMVIVMTLVFLVGYSGIILENNIKVNKAASALIMSVLIWIVYVAGGSQILSVGYSHSWHNYLSQFNGPVTQEVVTNFIVNHELLPHLSDTASILLFLLGAMGIVEIVDRFQGFRVLTDHIHTRNKVKLLWVLGLMGFFLSAVLDNLTTTIVMISLIRKLINKAEDRWIFASIVVIAANAGGAWSPIGDVTTILLWIGGQITAAYIIKAIFLPSLVNVLVPLIIASFFIKGVDEGPGDAGDESREFTAPWERRFILALGVGALIFVPIFKTFTHLPPYLGMMFGLGVLWITTDIMLRAHPREDKRVLSVSRIVRQLDAPTILYYAGILTAVAALASSGLLDLVAMKMDSEVGNIYGIDMLIGMLSSLIDNASLVAASMGMYNIASPDTTGYLSSFVVNGNFWTFLAYTAGTGGSMLIIGSAAGVAAMSMENISFGWYFKRMSGLAFLGYLSGAAVFYFGL
- the pyrF gene encoding orotidine-5'-phosphate decarboxylase — its product is MTTEQLFENIKRKGSYLCVGLDTDIRKIPRYLLDATDPVFAFNKEIIDATADVAVAYKPNLAFYEMLGVQGWSSLEKTVNYIRHNHPDIFIIADAKRGDIGNTASMYARAFFDHLDFDAVTVAPYMGEDSVKPFLTYLDRWVILLALTSNKGAFDFQFMEDKETGERLFEKVLKSSSEWGTNENMMYVVGATKAEELAGIRQIIPNHFLLVPGVGAQGGSLAEVAKYGMNEQCGLLVNSSRGIIYASDSEDFAEKARENALKVAGEMKETLKLHKLI
- a CDS encoding sigma-54 dependent transcriptional regulator, whose protein sequence is MSEGRILIIDDAKGPGGLLEMALRMDFESVKSFSNPNLLPFYLKTEKADVAILDVDFSGVREGEERGLYWLREIKRINSRIEVVILLNEDDVMLGDRAIEEGAANFAFKPVNTRKLVASLRSVVQLKLMKERCELIESRFDGIKKELLQAEPVIQGSSVPYNRMMHALAGVIDTPDVILLQGETGSGKKSVARYIHSQSSRRNELFLEANSLLERETELGGYLFGVKKRNYPTADPDLPGKFQIAEGGTLYIPEVAKIPLSVQEQFLRYMERSTVEPVGAVRAVPVNVKLLLGTAEDLRSLVNDGAFHEELYRRLSSRAVEIPALRHRVEDIEEIANFFIGQFSAKYHKGPLRMSARTLEELKLNPWPGNVSELKLTIEKAVILCEKDVLRPEDFMFRSAAQSQLFKIPDTIEEMEKSMIRKALERHKMNHSAAAAQLGITRQTLYNKIRKYKL
- the nhaD gene encoding sodium:proton antiporter NhaD; its protein translation is MFELMAIIFLVGYAGIIFEHEIRINKAGTALITGALMWAVYALGGSDILSLGYSHSWHEFISQHPESTSPEVIREFVTEHELFHHLSEIASIMLFLLGAMGIVEVVDRFQGFRVITDHITTRDRVKLMWLISVLSFFMSAVLDNLTTTIVMITLTRKILRKPENRWIFASMIVISANAGGAWSPIGDVTTIMLWIGEQITTEHIVKSVFLPSLVSMMVPLIIASIFMKGETERPELTDEDTKEFTSAGERKFIFFLGVGALLSVPVFKTITHLPPYLGMLLGLGVIWLITDFMLRNRPHEDKRILSVSRVVRNLDAPTILFFVGILTAVASLSSAGQLDIVSKFLDVHVGNIFGINLIIGALSSIVDNVPLVAGAMGMYGIAPSGAEGYLASFVQDGQFWSFLAYCAGTGGSMLIIGSAAGVAAMGMEQIHFGWYARKITWIAALGYLAGAGTYYLQSVIFS